tggagactatataaaggagccaaatctctatgtatgaaaagtgtccatcaaaaaacagtaattaggcggcgccaccatacaccgaaatactaccaaaaacaacccacGTAATTTGATCggattatttgttgccttatatggttcatgttatactcatgtcccagagcctaactagcgccaccggagagattaggaactattatttaaagctggaaagcggtcacttttgcaacaattctgccataagagattagcatcctttctttaccatccatactactgacggaaatggcttgacaggcTTATATGTAGTATAGATAGCTATCTATGgttatatggatggtatagaaaggatgccaatctcttatggcagaattgttgcaaaagtgaccgctttcagctttaaataatagttcctaatctctccggtggcgctagttaggctctgggacatgagtataacatgaaccaacaaataaccctaccaaattacgtaggttgttttggtagtatttcggcatagacctagcattacataaaccagctatacgcgtgcgcccgtaagggatagatatagatgacgtcataaacgtggggataccatattggtaaaaattaccccaatatttgatatcacgttggggcgattaccctggaggcaaagttagcttgtttgacggtattaaaaaattgttaaataaaatgtcaatgggccgttctttttaggcgtataaacaatgaaatacctataattcgcgcaggtggtacaaaactaaacatgtttagtaaataacacgtaaaataaaatgtattatgggttttaatttaaagaaatcacaaatcgcaatcacaccaattaatgtacaccacatttaatcttcacaacatttgtttatttattttttggaattagaagtacgaaaaaacttcgaggtcaaaattacccataaaattatgatattttcatctggtatccctaacatggttgttatgcagctaaattaagaagaagtttaaaaatggctgacctcagactcctaccgccctaatttgcgtaaataattgtgatatttttattgaaatcgtttgattctacattgctttgagtataacgtaattttacgatgttattctcacatattgcgttaagaggaaggtgtaaaataccgtacttacgtgtgaaaggttatgatctcatatttttgctcagagcggctattacagccgattacagaacaattcaccagtattttatcaaagttcaagcattcaaaacgctaaccatcactatatttcataagagaaagcacaatttcatacaaaacaacgataattaaacaagcaacgaacaaacatgacatgtcacgtacttatttgtttgccacaacctcggttgtggcagcggtggaaaagtgaaactatgacaaggacaaacaataacagcgctttctctgctactcctactgacagatacataagactatcccgttcggtcattttcccccactcctcatgagcGATCCaaaaattactgttttttgatggacacttttcatacatagagatttggctcctttatatagtctccatggtattTAACTGACACAACCATCACAAACCAAACGTCAAAATTAACATTACGTGATTGTTCCTAGTTTGCTCCGCGGATAACctcaaagaaatataaataatagttttccAAGAAGTTTAGTTCTAAAGTCACTAATTATCACATaatatttacgtttgtaatatgAAAGGAAGCGTATTGCGTCAGTAGTTAAAGTACATTCATTGTTGTAATAACAAATCAAGTATGAACTGCGTGCGATTGCTGAATGCGAgccatagaaatatatataagcTTTCTTCAATCAAATATGCTACCCATCCACTAAAGTTTTTGGAAGCACAGACAAAATGGCAAGAGAAAGATGGTGTATCGAAGCGGTGGCAGTTGATATACAAAGCGCCCATGGATACACAACTAAATTATACTACGACATACCTCACACTATCGACCGTCGCTGCGGCTGCGGGCGGAGCTTACTATGCTGCAGTGTTCGACAAAAGCACGATGAATGAACCAGTAGTGATAGGAACCGATGTTGTTATAGCCAACAGTCCAACCGAATGTCTTGTTTACTTTGGAGCATTCGTTGCTTTTCACATAATGCTCAAAGTATTACTCAACAAATATGTTCTGCGACTCTACCAGGACGGAGACAACTACATAGCCGTGTTCAGAGGGCACATCTTCAATACCATCTTTAAACACAAGTTCCATCTAAAGGAATTTAAAAAGCTGAGGCCCACTATTTTTGTGTCCTGGGGTGATGCTAGATTTGACCTAGGAAACAAGCATGGAATAATCCTTGAGAACTACTTCAAAACTCCAGagcattttaattatttattgtaccAAAATCAGAGACACAAGCCCCAGGATGATGATGAGTAATTACAATGTCCTAGTCATATATCAATgtataaatatcattatttaaaaaataaagtaatacatgaaTACTTGTGTTTTATTGATGTAAGTGGAAATCCAAGAATTATGAGGAAAGGATGATGTTTACGCCACCACTGTGTGAAGACCGGATGATGATTACAGGCTGCGGGCACCAGCGCCAGTGCGGCGCGGCCGCCATCTCATAACTCCATGAACGACCGCCATGACACCATATCGCGTCCCTGCATTAAGTGCttctatttttacattttttattaatttaaactattttCTGTGTACAGGGTTGTTTTGTTGCTGCACCTCAACCCCAACACTCAAATCACATATTTCAGgaactttttctcttttccttgtcccaaattaaattttagttatttttctaAATATACAACTAACTATCTCATTAGTGACAGGTGGCAGACTAATCACAGATGGAAATGTATTATGGAGCCAAAATATGGTATTCATATTTGTATGACAAATGGTAAAGAGCCACTACTCTGGGGGAAGGACATTTGGAGAccagttttaaatatttgtaactaataataaaaattaataatttgtacaGCCTCCTGAACCCCAATGTATattaactgtttcaaatttaaaaacaatgcaGTACCTATAATGTGTATTCCATTTGTCCCTGCCCCCATACATTAGGTGGGGAGAGATATCATCATCTTTCTCACATTGTCCCTAATCATGGGAGCCttgggtccgcttggcaacttggAGGCTTGGTGCAATTGCTTTTCTAAGAAAATGTACCTATCAAATTTTCCTATGATTTTTGTATTGGACATTGGTGAACTATAAAAGTAAATATGAGTGTCAGTAATGATGACTTTTGTAGGCCAAAATCCTCTATCTTGTTGTTGCCCCTAGTTTCCCAACAAGTAGCATACTCATGCACACAGATAACTGTTGCACATTGCTAGTCCTTAACCTTTAACGGTCCATAGGGCAAAAAAGAACCTTCCACTCTTATTGTAGGTTTAATGCTGTtcagattattttaaaattgcatttgtcttggtACCTAGGTTTTGGTTTGTGGGtttacaatagggatgatgacacatgttgaattttataacaaaatctagtaacatagataacaaatgagcaatttatcacaataatgtagatattaaaataatatatggaaataatacaaaaatacaggacttaaaagtttcaaaatttaagtaatttttcaacttccaaaaaggaaaaaagtaagggtaccattcgattccttacattttatccaaaaaaatatagtatagcAACTATTttaccgacaaaaacgcaattttcttattttgtccatacattcaaaaggggctctcagtgaacttgacgtcacgttcacttatcgttttgttagaagcgtttcgcgagtgaagtatgacggctttgactatcatttctgacttttgtattgctttaatgcaatgggtcccataaagacatttgatcctaaaaataaacctgatcgattgataccattaataaaaatttgtcatctagcttattaaatataggtacttaagggATTTAAGAATGAGAAacaacaaataattaattactctattattttattgcttCTATAAATATACAAGTTAAAGTATCTAAAATCCACCACCGAATGCCTGATTCCACTTATGCCTAGAATCTCTCTTTATTGTAGTAGAATCCATTTTCTTTTTGTTGTTATCGAAGTTTTCTAATGCTTGAATCTGTTCTGGTTGTGGAGCAAGTGTTTTTGTAACTATACACTGTCCATTTTCTTTCAGGATTGTATGTTCAATGTCTTCCGGGGCAGGTTCTCCATAGGGGAAAGTGATCGGGGTGACTTTTATTAAATGCTTCACTTTCCAAAGCCTGGCATTATATTCAGGTATATTCTTCACAATGGTGACTCTGGTCTGAAACAAGTATTGATTCATAAGTTTTATTGATAAGTTGATTGATAAGCACTTGAGAAATTTACACATATAGATTGATATGCAATACTATTATTAAATTTCTTGTATGAGCTGATAGTTAATGCCAATATTCCAAAACACAAGTAACCCATGTCAATCTCCAGGAATTAAGCATTGTATATGTTAGTGCGAATTGGTTTTATGAGCAAtcaactcgagcttgacaaagcTTATTTCAAAGTAAATTCAAGAATAAATATCTTGAACTACACATCGACAACTGCGCGCTGTCACGACAGCGACAGCTATCGACGATGGTCGCCGACCGTCGCCGATAGCTGTCACGGGCGGTCGCCAGCAACGTCGCCGACAGTGTGTCCCATACTGTCGCTCGTCTGTAAGAGcccttaattacttagtttttgatctgacccctacgggttttttaaagacatttcacataaaaaatgcattgcttaaattgtgtaatgtatggaacccttggaacgcgagtctgactcgtacttggccggttttttatgataaCAATTTAGGTTTAAAGAATTTGTTACTCAtaagaatattacaattcacttacatgagtTAACATacttacctagtcggctcataagttctgtcatatacatagtatcaaataaaatcaaaagtttaagtttattccgtataatttgtacagcgtttgaaagcttataaactagagaatctaaatgtataacatttattcaaaatgaccgccataattatctacacaggcttgaagtcttcgtggccagtcgtcaatggattcacgcaccactttcatgtcgatattggccactgccgtaacaagagattttttcagcgagtctagatttgcatgaggttttgagcacaccttttcctctaaatactgccatattttatagtctaaaggattaagatctgggctagaggagggccaatcttcatgccgtataaagtcgattttattggaggcgagccaggcttgtgtagactttgccttatgggctggagcagagtcctgctggaaaacccaatgctggtttagaaacatcgtatgggatagtggtttcacaatattagtcaacaccgtgtcttggtacactttggcactagtttttactcctttctcacaaaaatgcatactagtgacgcccgcataagaaactcccagccaaaccatcacagatgaagggtgatgacctctttgaatacggggaatgctattagacgcttctttactattgcgagcgtacactctatcattttgtttattacagttttcttctatgtcaaaaattttctcgtccgaaaacagtatacaacggtgcttatttttagcgtacttcttcaataaagctttagatcttttaagccttaaagctttaagccgaccattgagaagatggccagtttttcgtttataagcacgaagtctcaggtcttgattaagcactcttttcaccatgtttttgctcaaacccatctggagggccataactttttgtttcctagcgggatttctggcaatgcgtgccctaattgcttgtacaaccgctggagtcctagctgtacgcggacgaccgcttcttttcttgtcatttaaactagagacctcactgtatctttctatggtacgatacacaaatcttagagagaattttaaattttcaagtagcttaaaaattttagtcagcgagtgaccacaacgatatagtgcaattattgcggtacggctatctttaagcgtccactccatgttgaagaaaacagaaaattgcaaaattatactactcaaatatttaataaagattcgaaattcaaatgcagaacggtttttgttttaggagttccaaatttaaattttaaaggccagtgacagaacttatgagccgactaggtatactaagaatttattaatttggcgagtacatttttatttgttatttaacattaagTGCTAAATTAATTCACAGTCTTGATTAGTCTGAACCTCGAACAGTGTTAAATCAAAGGGTAAGACTTTGGAACACTGGTAATGCATTCATCAAactaatttagtatttatttcaagatcagttgttaaaaattatgttcACTTATGTATTTCTATGTGCAATTGAACATACttgaatgtaaataaaactaGTTAAGTAGTAATACCTCTTCGTCAATTTTCAGCTCTTTCATGATCAGTTTCAGGTACCAAGGCTGGTGTTTCAGGGTTTTTATACGTTCCACTCTAAAGAGCTTTGAAGGGATGTACTCTGGATCTTTGTGATCTGGATgcctaaaatagtaaaaaaaaatatatactgttGCTGATGCTgtgataaaaatattacaacCATAAATATTCTACAATACCTTGGATAATATGTGATCCCTCCTGGGTATTTGATTCCGCCCGGTGGAGGAGCGAAACCTCTTGCTCTTGAGAATGTAGCCAACGGGCTACAAACTTTTAGAAGCTGTTTATTCATTTTAACCTTTTATTTGATCCGGTATAAAATGCACAAAATAACGAATCCTCAGTAATCCTAACCTCTCAGTTTCACAATAAacccaaagagcatataatcactacgaaTAAACCATAAACCACCATAattaccacagataagataacatTAGGGGCTCATCAGACCGTTAAGGTTTATCAACAACAGAGCGAGACGGAAGTATAGTAAGAAAAAGATAAAGGTTGTCAAACGAGTTGTTGCTGATATTGATTTTTTATTAAGACCCTCCAGACTATGatcagcgaactaggctccacactcgcgttcgcggcttcgcgccgcgattcgcgcatgagtgtggaggaccctttAGGCTTGTCAAAGTTATAaatcgtttgatttttttaaatatagccggtcaaataactgtcagtagaaaaaggcgcgaaatactaattttctatgggacgattacccttcgcgccgcgattcacacacgagtgtggagggactaGTGTGGAGGGACTTTAAGAGGATATACCAAGCgcactccagactacgcggcttcgAAACCAAAACTTTGGTCGCGTCTGTGATGCGTCTGTGGTAAGCTTAACTGTCACAATTTAAACTAAACTAGACTTGTTTGAGTTTGTTGTCACACCGAAGTGTTTGTTATAGAATTTAGTTTATaaagtgttttattaatatGGTTCCTTTACTTTTATCGACATCAGTAAAGAGAAAAAAGTAGTTTTCGCATTTGTAGAACTTAGTTGTTAATCTCCATGAAGAGAGTGCGGTTTTTAACTCCGTGTAGGGCAGAAAACTTGGTTACCATGAATGAGTCTGATTGCCATTCGCCCCGACCTTTTGTCCAAAGGAATCTGGACACGGAAGCGCCGGACCTTCCATGTGTTTTTGCACAAGACGTGTTGTATAGTCCAGACCCCGTCAAGAGATTCGAGTATAGCGATACTTCACCTTATCCGACTGTGAACAAGACCGAAGTAGTCAGTAGATTTGATACGGGTAACCAATGGTCGCCCAGCAATGAACTAGAGCTGAGCATGCTGGATTCATCAAGCCAGCATCCTAGAAAACCAGTATACTTTACACCAGTGTCAAGTGCGTCTAGTCAGGAAAACATCTGCAGTGCCAAGAGCAGGAGATTACATTTAACGCCTGAACCAACTATAAATGTTTTATGTCCCATTGAGAATGGTAAAATTGTCACACCACCTAATGTACTGCACAAAGATGATAACTTCTTTATAACCCGCGGAGGCTTGAACAGGTTTCAGTTTCAGGATACAGTTCAGGTTCAGATGAATAAAATGTCCTTGGGGAAGGAGAATCACTACAATGTGACAGCTCATGGTCCTGTGAACAGGGCTCCCAAACCCTCTAGTCAAGCATCCAGTGGCAACTTGGATGATAGCTGCACTTGTCATCACTGTAATAAAACTCAAACCCATTCAAACTTTAATACTTCAACACCTGGAAATATGGGGCATAATGGGCCAAATTATGGGCACCAAAGAGAAAATATTTGCCTAAACATTATACAGCCACCGCCACCACAACCAACTTGTAAACATTGCATGTGTTcacaagaaaagaaaaatacaaattttagtAAAGAATCTATTTCACCAAAGCATCCAAATGCAGTTGACAAGAAAGCATGGATCATAGAAAGGTACGAGCAAGCTAATAACCAATGCACAGATGTTGAAAAACAAATGAATGTAAGCAAGGAAAAGCGAGAACCTACTGTCGGTGACCTCTTAAAGATTATTAAATTGCAAAATGAGCAGTTGCAATTGCTACAAGAGAAAGTGGACAAATTAATAACAAATGCTAGTTGTGCGCCTCAGATGCCCATTCAAAACATTGTGAGGGAGCATGTTGCGGTAGAAACTATAGACAGAGATCAGCACAAGATATCGATAGGGGTGATGACGAGTTTGGAAATGGTGCGAACATCGACAGTAATAAACAAAGAGCTGACGAAGCAAACATACGACAATACACAGATACAGTACAAAGAGGTTGTTAAACAGcctgtaaatttaaattttctcgaTGGTATATTACCTGTAGGTAAGACAGTGGAAGCGAGTATGCATGAGAGCCCTGACGCACAGCATGTGTCAAACTACAATGATGAGAAAACTCTGAATGAGCAGAGTCTGTACAATGTGCAGGTTGATAATGCCACCACACCCCTGATGTCTCCTGACCAAAGCCTTTACTTGGATGTTAGGGATTACAGCGAGTAAGAACTAACATtgtatcctcctaaggcccaccgTACAGAAAATGCCATTTGAATTTGACATCAGTAGTGAAATTGAACGGAACAAAAGAAATCCAATTCTGCTCCAATTGAAAATGGTTACTATGGGCCTTATGAGGtttaaggggtcatccattaattacgtcacacgtttaAGGGGTGGGAGGGGGTCTAGAAAATGTGACAAGGGGCAGGGGGGCGTCACAAACTATGTGATGTCACTTTAACTACATCTATAACCGAAAatggttttgttttttttattcgctgtTAACAGTTAAATAACTAGTTTTTGCAACAATATTCGTTTTTATGCATGTATTTTTATTCGTTATCGGCTAAAATTTCTAACATTGCTTTTgtcataaatgttttttttttttaaactaattgaAATTCTAGTTCATTTAGTTGAAAACAAccaccagggggggaggggtgagccaaatgtgaccaggtgTGACAAAGAGGGGGGAGGAAATAtgtgatgtaatttatggatgacccctaagtcATAAATATGTAGCTGTACTTTTAATTTACTCAACACATTATTTACTATGATATTCTTTTTCAGGTCAGATTCAGGCAGTGACCACTCCAATGTTGGATGGACATACTACAATAAAGTTATGGTAACTACTATCTTATTATTTCACCAAACATTATTATCATCAGATTAAAAACATAAGAATAAGTCATTAGTATTCAAGGTTGTCTTTGTaacaggagcaaaaaattaaccATACATAGATTATTATACCAACAAAAAAATGctattaaaaagaaaatgtgtaagtttatttttatttgttacttacatataaaatttagtttaaatatgTTGTTAGGTGTGAAATCACCTGACACATTTAAACTTTTACTGAAATAAATTGCCACCTTAAAGCACTTTGGTAGTAATTACTGACATTTTTTTCCAGTTGTTTTCAGTGCCTGCTGGAAATAACCCGGTCAGCccatttattgaaatattttctggAAAAAAAAGGCAAATCATAaccatattataaatatatttgtctTCTTAACAGACACACGTGAATGGCATGCTCCAAGACTCGGACATGCCGTCGTCGGCCAGCGCGCTGTATCGGAACACTAGGCAGCAATGCGTGCAGATGCACATTGACAAGACCAACATATCAGTCACCAAAAGGTAAGGCTCACATCCCACTTCAGTGTGACAAAGCCTTTACCGCATAATGTTCGGAGCCgtatagcgccatctacatcATCTATCAAATTCAAAGCAGGAACTATTCTCTaccaggcgtgactcactccgcgatttcgtcgcgtcgcgacaagtacatgcggcccacaccaattttggtgtctagcagcagtagtagttgccgcgcaccgctacggaacggacgcctacTCGCGCTTGCGCTTATATctctcgtaatagacgcgttttgttagagagtgaaccttctgtacctagttactattagttattctgtgactacAACTCTACATTTAGTAGagtgcaggggtcggaaaccggtatttgctccatacaaaaataccggtattataacgttctttttcgttcttttgtttataatttcatttttaatgggacgttttaataatggaaaattgtttcctaaatacatgattcagtcctacgtaatgagcataaaaaaattcaaaatattgggctatttcggggtttttaaacaataccggttccgagccctggtagagtgaataattttttttacatcatgaactaattttatgtaaacctgtgttgtgtacaataaagtgattactacgaCTACTCCTACTAAACGATTAATGTCTGTTGCAGATAAAAAAGGTTCTCAAACAGATATTCCCTTCTTCGTTTACTGACTTCATTTTTGTAACTCGTTTCTCACAGAGTGACGTTCGGCGACGAGCCAGCCGTGCAGTCCGCCGACACAAGCCTGCGTATGAACCAGCTCGCGGCCAAGTACCTGAAGGCtgcgccggcgcccgcgccgaaaCAGAACGAGATAAGCTTCGCCACCAGGAACTATATGGAGAGACACAAGATTGTACAAggtactaacagcaacacttaaTTGACCAATTTGCCATGAGGTGGGAATATCACCCTTTGCCTGGTAAAGAATACAATTACACTAATTTGAATATGGCAGTTCATTAGACAGGCAATGGGATTACCGTATCCCAAGTTTTTTTGTGGTTTACAGGAACATATCCGActtttgtaaatacattttgtacaaGACGGTTGCAAACCTATATACTataaagtacttaataaaacacGCTTGTTCTTCAcggcctggtaaagggttaGACGTTCTTGGCGTCTAAAGGGTTGACTTTCGTTTTCTTTTATTCCAGGACAAAGTTCGTCAAGACGCGCCTCACATGTTGAGATACCCCGGTTTTTAGACATTACTACTTTAAAACAACAACCAAAGTTGTTATAGCATATTGTTATCGATTTACTGTATATTGATTATGAGTGTATTTTAAGACAAGGGTACTTAAATGTATTTGCTaagttatttatataagtaaataaaacaacattaattCTCATTGAACAgacatttatttcttttaataaactCCAGATAAAAATAACGATTAAAATCTCAAATCGTAAAGTGCTATCGTCGAGAGAAGTGAAAAATATCAAAAGTCACATTCATCTTAAAGCCACGTAATAACGTTTCAAAATACaagaaatattatataaatttacaatagGATCATAGGATTGCTAATATTCCATAATCAACAAATCAACATACAGAGGTTTAAAGGAGGGTTCCTGCATAACAAATACAGAAGAACACAATTTTGTACAGTGATACCCAGTTGGTTGGACTACCTGACTTCGGTGCACACATAATGCAATGTACGAATATGTAAGATCATAtctaaatgaaatataaaaaaactcgTATTCGATCCGTTTATCACAACGTAGTCAatgttttattgaaataatacTTCGCGGGCTTGCGATTGGCCAGTCTCCAGCGTTCAGTGGAAAACGGGTCAAGGACCAGTAAGATTATTACAGCAATTTTTCATTGATTAAGGTACCGtacaaatttttagttttaactggcttaaatattgtttaaaacaaAGCCAcgtaatagtttaaaaaaaggaTTTAAAACAATATGAAGAAAGAAACGTTACTGCGAAACTTTTAGAGAAATGAAACCAGAAAATTCCCAACCGGAATTCACAATTCGTAAACCTTAAACTTCCGATTGTGTTTAAAAGAAAGGTAAAGGTTACAGAACAAGATATGTTTAGTTTGCACCTCTACATCTGGGAATGTTATGCGAGATGCGACGGTAGCTCAGTaggtatttcatttatttctattaGTATTCCTATCCTCTCTCGCAACGCAATTTAACGTTACTGAACATTTGATAAACTCTGCTAAATATATCATCTATTACCAATATAATTAGGAATGCATTGTCGTAGGATGAGTTACACCttcaatatgtttttattttaatatctgtTTCAACTACTTTTGTCACCGAAGCGGGTCTCGGGTCTTTCCGTCGAGGACATAACAGATTGTCCTAAGAGACATCGCAGCATCTACTTTAAATAGACATATACGTTCTACACATGTAACATTTAGTAGCTTATACTTTAAGCGTAGATGAGATTTTTGGAAAGACCCTAGTAAGCGACAGGCTCCGATTTTGCATAGAGTCCACGGATGACCCTGACTAGTTCTCGATGAGGTGTGTGTGTCGGTACTGATACTGATCGTTCACAGATAAATAAGTATTGCCCATGAACCTTCCTGAATACAGGCGCAATACGTTTAAGAGTACTGTAGAAATATGGCCTACAAACCGCTTCAAGAGAGTACGAGATTATTTAACGCTATCGCTATATGAAAATCGGACCCCTACCGCTACTTTCGAAATCTTGTTTAGGGGTATCCAAACCAATTCCTAAATAGCCTTTATCATTTCCATAACACAGTCTTCCCCTGACAAAACTTCGATGCGAGATTAAACTAACTTAAAATCTACTTCGTAAACACATGTCCCACTTCGGTGATAatggtaattaatatttaaatgtgagTCATTCTGTCGCGCTAATCATATCTGCATACCCTATGCATTTGCCTCCTTACCTCCTGTGGGACTACTGGGACtaagtcgatttgtgtaagtGTCCcgtaatattatgtaatttgaAACATCGTTCAAAGTCGAGTCTCTAACATTAATATTTGCGTTGCAGATATGCTAAGAGCGGCAACATTGTCAGTCTGTTGGTCTATGAATAGTGTACTGTCCCTAGGGCACGTTTAGGGCGTGGTAAATGCTAAAGCGTCTACAGGACAGACTTATTGGATAGTTTTTTAGGTGTTAGCGTACTTTCATCAATTTCTTACATTGATATCAGGCTATTGCTGTTACCATTGATTAAAATCATGATTCGGTGCCCAGAGAACACACAAACAGAT
The Cydia strobilella chromosome Z, ilCydStro3.1, whole genome shotgun sequence genome window above contains:
- the LOC134755202 gene encoding uncharacterized protein LOC134755202, which gives rise to MNCVRLLNASHRNIYKLSSIKYATHPLKFLEAQTKWQEKDGVSKRWQLIYKAPMDTQLNYTTTYLTLSTVAAAAGGAYYAAVFDKSTMNEPVVIGTDVVIANSPTECLVYFGAFVAFHIMLKVLLNKYVLRLYQDGDNYIAVFRGHIFNTIFKHKFHLKEFKKLRPTIFVSWGDARFDLGNKHGIILENYFKTPEHFNYLLYQNQRHKPQDDDE
- the LOC134755105 gene encoding large ribosomal subunit protein uL30m — protein: MNKQLLKVCSPLATFSRARGFAPPPGGIKYPGGITYYPRHPDHKDPEYIPSKLFRVERIKTLKHQPWYLKLIMKELKIDEETRVTIVKNIPEYNARLWKVKHLIKVTPITFPYGEPAPEDIEHTILKENGQCIVTKTLAPQPEQIQALENFDNNKKKMDSTTIKRDSRHKWNQAFGGGF
- the LOC134755161 gene encoding uncharacterized protein LOC134755161 yields the protein MKRVRFLTPCRAENLVTMNESDCHSPRPFVQRNLDTEAPDLPCVFAQDVLYSPDPVKRFEYSDTSPYPTVNKTEVVSRFDTGNQWSPSNELELSMLDSSSQHPRKPVYFTPVSSASSQENICSAKSRRLHLTPEPTINVLCPIENGKIVTPPNVLHKDDNFFITRGGLNRFQFQDTVQVQMNKMSLGKENHYNVTAHGPVNRAPKPSSQASSGNLDDSCTCHHCNKTQTHSNFNTSTPGNMGHNGPNYGHQRENICLNIIQPPPPQPTCKHCMCSQEKKNTNFSKESISPKHPNAVDKKAWIIERYEQANNQCTDVEKQMNVSKEKREPTVGDLLKIIKLQNEQLQLLQEKVDKLITNASCAPQMPIQNIVREHVAVETIDRDQHKISIGVMTSLEMVRTSTVINKELTKQTYDNTQIQYKEVVKQPVNLNFLDGILPVGKTVEASMHESPDAQHVSNYNDEKTLNEQSLYNVQVDNATTPLMSPDQSLYLDVRDYSESDSGSDHSNVGWTYYNKVMTHVNGMLQDSDMPSSASALYRNTRQQCVQMHIDKTNISVTKRVTFGDEPAVQSADTSLRMNQLAAKYLKAAPAPAPKQNEISFATRNYMERHKIVQGQSSSRRASHVEIPRFLDITTLKQQPKLL